ACTAATTGCAACTACCTCTACAAAGTGGGAAAGCACTTTTTAGAATATACAAGCCAGGTTTTTGTAGCATCCATAGCAAAAAAGGATTCAGTGTTTTTACCTTCTGCAAGACAGTCTCCCAATATAGCCAATGTAAAAGGGAAAATCCAATTCTTATATCCCATCTCGAGTAGTTCCTGCAAGCTTGTATTATCCCAACTGCTTGTGATTTACTCAGGACATTTAGTTACTCATTTATCAGGAAAGCCCCCCTGGTTGTTTCCACAGTGTTaaagtttattcttttaacagaacTGTGTGTACCTATCTCTTCCCCTGGCATCTCAACAATATTCCTGCCTGATAGGCAGGTATGCATCTGGTAGAACTGGCTCAGAAGCTAAAACCTGAAACCATAGGTGGCcaatgtggactacaactcccatcatgtctggctggggttgatgggagttggagtccaagaatatCTGGAGTGCCTCAGGTTCATTGTCGCTGCTTTAGCTATGCTGTTTCAGAGAGGAGACCAGAGaatgaaaaaagaagcaaaatgatTTGCTGATGGGCAATGAAAAATTGATTTCCACCAGCATAAGGGATAACTCTTTGGAAGTCATTTATCGGTGGTATTTTACCCCAGTACATCTGGAATATGGGTAAAATATCAGGATCCCCTTTGTGCTTGCAGGGAGCAGGGGTCTTATTGGCATATGCGGTAGAGCTATGCTGAAGTTCAGAAATTTTGGAAACAAGTATACTACACTTGTAGGTAAAAATGATCTTGGATCCTAAACTATGTATTTTGTCTATTTTTGATAAAATTAATGAGAAAGGTAGCTTACTTACAACTAATATGGTTCAGCTTGTTTTCCATAGCAGATTGCTCAGATTCACAATGTGGAATACATGCATATGCAGATATCGAATCTATTTTGCTAGGTTTAATAGTTATAGATCCCAAATCTCCAAGaacatcaaaacaaaacaaaaaccatagcCAACAATGTAAACAGAATGGTTTCCATTTTATTGTACAAAAtctcagccttttaaaaaaatacatagttTAGTTTGTTACTTACAAATCGTATCCAAGTAATTAATAAAGACAACACCAATCACAAGctgacatacaaaaatgtgcaataAAATTGAGATAGATTTATATGAAACTCTACATAATATGAAAGCTGATCCTGacaatgcttttttaaatatcattttaagTCATTCTTTAGTAATAAGGAATTCCAAGTGTATCCAACACCATTTGAATTGCTTGCAGAGGATCAACAATCTCTTTTATATTATCTTTCCTTAAAACCCATTCTGGTCTCTGCCTGTAGGTTAAAGGGGAGGAAATTGTACTGAAAAAGCAgatatttttttttctcttttaagcaCGGAAATTGAAAGATTAGGATTTCTTACCTTGAAACTATTGTTGTCCTTAGAGGAGTtgctgggacagagaaatgcccatttttgtatgcagccaACTTCTGTTTGGCAAGCATTCTTCGTGCATCCATTTGATGTTTCCGTACTGTGAGTTTAAACAGGCTCTGAAGGCGAGTAACTACTCGTGAGCTGCCTCGGATCTCCTAAAAATTAAACCACATTTTACAGTTAAATACAGTGTAATGCTTAGCTCAATGAAACCTGAAAGGAATAAACTTTTAGGAAACACATAGAAAAGCACCAGTTTTAATGGAAGTGATTAAGACCCCTCACCATCCAATCCTAGAGTGACACAGTTCCAAAGCTTGCCTGTCAAAGATCCTCCAACAGCACCATTGCTGTTCCCAAATATTAGGTCTCCAGCTTAGGTCCCCTGTCATTCTCAACAAAAGTAAAATGCATTTGGCACCAACTGGCTGTGTAAAATAGCAGCTTTAACACACTACCAGCCGTGTTTGTATATTAGGAGCCACTGTGGCAAATCTCTCCTGCTCATCCCTCACAAACGGGAAAACAATTCCACAATAGTTAATGATGGAATGGAGTGGAGAGCAACCAAAACTTACAGAAGCTCTTCTTGAGTCCTTTGAAAGAAGAGCAAGCAGGCAGCACGTCTTGGTAAAAATGCTTCCACCTTTCTCTGAAACTTTGTCGCCAGCTCTCTCTCTGTACATCTGAAGTAGGTCCAGTAAAGTATCAACACAATTCTCCACTGTGTAAACAGCTTCAGTTGTCTTTTCATACTTGAAAAGAAAAACAGTTCTGGTTAAGTACTTTCCCTCCAACTTTGAGCAAAGAAGGTCTCATTGTATTTGAGACGGTCTTAACAGACTTCTTACACTGGATATATAGTACAGTGTaaacaaaatagcaaaacaaCACTGTGATGACTGTTAGTGGATTTGCAGGAAGGAGTGTCCTCGCtcctgccgcattctgaattggAGCTCTCAAGTCCAAAAGCAGTGATCAAGACCAGCTCTAAGCCCCAAATTCTGGCAATAAAAATGGGACTGAGACCATTTAACAAAACTTGGAAATGCAGAAGTACCTTTGACAAATTAAGCAGGACCTGGACAGAATAACGTATGACATCCATGCTAGGGACACTGCGATTGCAACTCCGTATCAAAGTAAAAATAGTGGATACTGCTTCATTCTGGACCATACTTTCACAGCAAACGGGTGATAGTCGGGTAACAACctctggagagggagagagaaagaaatatagATCAGCCTATTTTCAGGGTGGCAACAGTTGGATGAAATGCACCATGGAAATAGGGGCCAGTTCTCATTGACACACAGTAATTGAGATAGAGCTATGGTTCTCTATTGGGGGTCTGTGGCACCCATCAACTGTCAGGGGAAGCATGGCACCCAAAAGCACATGTTTCCGGGCGCCATGCAGGTCATGTGACTTGCACAAGCACACACCCAAATTCTGCactgggacatgttggagggtatggtggtacctttcacataacaaaaaccaccacagaaatatcaacattttcaaaagtagggggtccatggcattgcttttgaaaaacaaggggtCTGTGGTACTTAGCTAATGGGGAACCACCGGGATAGAGAAGTTTCATGCTTCTCAGTGCATGAAGTGGGGTTGGATTGGATTGGATGCCATTCTACTCTGGTCAAACGATCCCATTTTCCACCACACACCAGGAAAACTAGTCCTTCCAatatgaaagtacagtggtacctcagttctcaaacataatcctttctggaagaccatttgagttccaaaatgttcaaaaattgAGGTGCAAAGGGCTGTCTGCAAATTCAATTGATAAAATGGAAAAACACACAGCGGAAGCTGTTCGAATTCCGAGGcacgtttgaaaacagaagcatttatttcCGGGTGTTCGACGTTCAGGTTCTGAAACATTCATCAATGGAGAaattcgagaaccgaggtaccactgtaataggcagGTAATAATGATgtaattccaccaccaccccatcttTACTGCTACACCTTTTATGTTGGTAAATTTGTAGAAAGAATGGTATTTATGGTGCATTGGGAATTATTTTTAATCTAAAAAATACAAACCCAAGTCTTTTAAAGCTGCCAGAATGTAAGAAAAGTGTTTATATTTGAGAAGCCGATCAATGGCAAGTGCTGTTCTGTTGCATAGCTTCTTATCTTCGTTGCTTTCTTTATTGGCAATCGACAAGCTATCTCGCAGAGCTCTCGTTTTTGCTGTGTCAGTCTTCTTCCTACATGAATACCCTCTCCACAGTGACTTATGATGGATGAGGGTGCGAGGGGCAAAGTGATTCATATtgaaggaaagggagaggagaaagCCTGTTACATTACGgaatataattttattgttttccaACCAATTCTAGCACAATTAATATTTTGCATTCAGTGGCTTCCAGGCATCATTCAGTGATCAGAAGCAGAACAGAAAAGACGTGTTCATATCTCAGCTGATTTTATTCTTATCTTTCTCTTTTTCAGTGGTTTCTAGAATGTTTGCTTTATGTTTACTGACGGGTTTTGACAattaaagcagcatataaatacagAAAATAGTCAGATTTTTAGATAAAAGGTGGATTTTTAGATAAAAGGTTAGATAAAAGGTAGTTTAGATAAAAAACTACTCCAATTCCATTCACCAGTGAATAAGTGAAAGGAAATTCCAAATGTAGACGTTAAGAATGGAGCCATGCACCCCATTAGAATCGATAAGCATATCATTCCTGCTGTGGCAatattcccatcatccttagcaaacgcaggaagctgccttctatcaaGTCAGGCCATTAGTACATCTTGCTCCTCGAAAGAGAATACCAAAGGCTGGTAGTGACTCCTGTGTTTCAGACACGGGTCATATACAGCCCACCTGAAGATGTCAGGGGCTGACTGTGGGCTTTTTGTATTCAAAGCTCTATCACTAAGCTCTCACACATAAGAATAAAACAAGGCCTTAAATATAACCATATCACTCAATAAAGCAGAAGCAGTCTCTCTAGGACCTTGGTTTACCTGAAATTTAGTTACTCCATTGATTAGGGCTTTTTGGTTCATGCCTTCCTGAACCGCATTTGCAGCTACATTTCTGCAGCTCTTCCGTCTCCTCACCcttctttgtattttaataatattCTCACGATCTTGAAGGTATCTCCTCCTCTGCAGTTTTGCTCGATaccacctctgcttaaacacacacaggacaaagagaaaaatattttcttgCTAAGATTACctacacatttttaaaggaattaaAGAGATGGTCTTGATGAAACTTGGAACTTCAAGACatatgtaagtacagtggtacctcgggttaagaacttaattcgttctggaggtccgttcttaacgtgaaactgttcttaacctgaggtactttagctaatggggtctcccatgatttctgttctcatcctgaagcaaagttcttaacccgaggtactatttctgggttagcgaagtctgtaacctgaagcatctgtaacctgaagcgtctgtaaccctaggtaccactgtaacatgaaCTAATAAAAAAGACTGAGCATTTTCAAGAACAGAAGAGGCACTTGGTAGAAAGAAGCTCCTAGAGCAATACATTTGTTCTAAAAGCTAACCTGAATGTACAGAACTGAAGAGAGCTGCAAGTGTGCTTGCTTCAAGTGAAAAGCTCTGTAAGCCCTCTGAATTCTAACAGCAGCGAGATGATGATATGCAGCAGCTGCAAAACGAATGAGAAAACTCTGCCGGCTCTGTGCCAAAaccataaaagggggggggggggagagagacataaAAACTttcaaaatgtataaaacggCATCACAATTGTAACAGCAGTAAAAATATTTATCAGTGTATCACAGTCGGTATAATACTAAAAGTTACTTCTTGGTGAACACTCATTAATAATCTGTACAGCCAGCCTAAAACATTACCATGGAAGAGGTTGGGAGGGGGCGTTCCACAGCTATGGGGAACACCACAAAAAGGTAGTCATGCAAGGAAGGCCCCTGTACCAATCTTGAATCCCTGGGTCATACGGGCATAGATAGTCCTGTAAGGACCTTAATCCAAAACTGTAAGGTCACTGCCAGGCAATTTGACTACCAGCAGTAGACATGTATCTCAAATAtatctctccacccccatcattcagcccagactctgagggccttctggcagttccctcaccgcaaaaagtgaggttacagggaaccaggcagagggccttgtcggtcaaggcgcccaccctgtggaacgccttccgatcagatgtcaaggaaataaacaactatctgacttttagaagacatctgaagtttttaatgtttgatgttctattgtgcttttaattctgttgagaGCCGTGCAGAGTGGGgagaagtaaataataataataataataataataataataataataataataataatacccaaggAACTTGAACAAGAAAGTTTCAAACCAACTTGCTCTAACGAAAACTAGAAGTTCCCCCTGCACCACTACCAGTTTTGGTTACGGCTTTCACTTCCGCTTCTGAATCAATAGAAAAAATCTCCTTTTGCTGGTATACTATTTTGTTCCCAATATAAGATAGAAAACCAGCAGAACAGAAAAAAGCACAGAATGAGGTTTAGGATTCAAAGAGGGAAAGAGCATATTCATTATAATAAGAATCTAGCCATATTGTCCACCCTGCCTTTGACTCAGAGGAGTGGTTCTTGTGTACATATATTACAGGAATCAGTAACAAGTAATGTTGAAGTAAGTATACGTAAATACCTGGATACTTTTCAATCTGCAGAGCCTTAGACGTTCAAGGAAACTCCTGACTGTAGCTTGCATAATGATGATGCTCTTCAAAGTTTGCAAATAAGCTACTCTTTGGTGTTTCATAGCCAGGTAAGACCGATAACGCCGCTGTATTAAAAGTGCAGCTTCCCAGTATTTCTGGTATTGTTCCATGGCTTTATTTGTATGGTGATGAGTCTGTACTGCAGTAGCTGCTGTTCTGAGGCGAATAAACTTTCTACGAGCCACAGTCATGCGAATGAAGGACTGAATCTTTCTGGCCGCACAGATTTCCTTTGCCTGTCGGCGTGCTACCCTTCCACGATAGGCAGACTGAATAGTTATCACAGCCCTGCGTATCAACTTGTAATGTCTGCGCTGGGCATGCATTCGATAGAGAGACTGGATGAGAGTTGCTGCGACGTGCATAGCTTTCACTTCTTGCTGTGTTCTTAACTCTCCGTATGTGGACTGAATCATTACAGAAGAGTTCTTAATTGCCAGGTGTGCTTTTTCCTGGTGTTTTGCCTTTAGGTAAGACCGGTAGGAATTTTGTATGGTGACAGCAGCACCTCTCAGCTTTTGGTAAGAGACCCTAGCCCTGTGCATTCTAAATGTTGCTTGAATTACCTTTGCTGCTAAGTGTTTGCGCTCAATTTCCTTCCTGATTTTAAATCCTCTGTAGAAAGACTGGACACAGATAACGGCTGCACAAACAGAAACGTATTCCTGAGCCAGCCTCCTTGCCAGAACTGATGCTCTGTACCGTCTTTGAAGGACTACAGCAGCTGCTTTCAAAGCAAGGTATTTTCTACGTTCtctctgcattttaaaattcCGCTGAAGCACAATGGCAGCTTGGTGCCTTTGCTGACATCGTCTTGCCTTCATCCAGCGAAAAGCTTTCTGGATGCAAATGGCGGCACTTTTAGCAGAGGAATACTGCTGGGCTGCAGTTTTGCACAGCTTATTGGCCCTGACTTGAACCTGTATAACTTTGGCTGCCCATTGTAATTTTTTGTAGGAACACTGCTGCCTGTGCCTTCTATAGTTACTCTGTATGACTGTTGCAGCATAATGTTGTTCCCTCAAGATGCATCGCACTTTCGTTCCTCTGTAAGCAGCCTGAAGAACTAAAGCAGAGTGGCAATATTTTAAGTAGAGTCCTCTAGCGTGTTTCATCTCACGGTATGCTCTATaatgctgctgtatggaaacAGAAGCAAGCTTCACAGCTTGGTATCGAGTATAAGCtgtatgtcttctaaaggctgcttGGATAACTGTAGCAGCTCCATGCATTTGGCTCACACGTTTCCTGGCCAGCAGGCCTCTGAAGGCAGACTGTATTACGATGGCAGCTTTATAGAGATGGACATACTCTTCACGCTGCTGTTTAGAGAGTACCATTGCTCGGTACTTCCTCTGAATCGTCACAGCAGCTGCCTTAAGAGAAGCAAACCTTTGCCTCTGAAGAAAAGTTCTGAATCGCCTTTGGATGGTGGTGGCAGCCATATGCATCCTTTGCAAATGGAGCCTCGCTTTCATACCTCGGAAGGCAGCCTGTATTTGGATGGCAGAAGTCTTCATCTGCCAGTATTTGCGCATCTGAGCATTGCGACATTTACAACCACAATACCACTGCTCAATCAGTTTGGCCGCTGCAGTTAGCTTCAGGAAAGATTTTCGCTGCTTGTACATTCGATAAAATGACTGAATAGAAGTTGCAGACTGGTGCAAAGCTTTTAGCTCCTGTCTAACTTTCATCCCCCTGTAGGCAGCCTGTAGTACAAGAGAAGCCTTCCTTAACTTGAGATACTTTTCCCGTTCCATTCTCCCTCTGCAATGAGCTCTGTAGTGCGTCTGAATTACAATTGCTGACAGTTTCATTGCCTGATATCTAACCTTACTCTGATGCATTTTAAACATGCCTTGGATAATAACTGCTGCTTGGTGCATGCGTTGAATTTCACGCCTTACTCTTACGCTTCTGTAAATTGCTTGCATTTTAACAACTGCAACCTTTAAAGTGAGGTATTCCTGCCTTACACTCCTGGCTAGGACAGCAGCACAATACCACCTTTGAACCTTAACGGCAGCCCCTCTGAAACTTTTAAACTTTGTTTGACTGATGTGCATCCTGAAATAGGACTGTATGACTACTGCAGCGTGGTGCTGTCTTTGGATTGCCTTCCTCACAACCCTCCCCCTCCAAGCTGCCTGGAGTTGCACAATGCTATTGCGAAGCGCAACGTATTCCTGCTGTTGTTTTCTGCCCAAAAGTTTGGCTCTGTAATGCTGCTGAAGTGTTTGAGCAGCATTTCTCACCATCCTGAACTTTTTCAGAGCCATGTGTCTCCTAAAGGCAGATTGTATTTTAATTGCGGCAGCATGCCAGCTCTTAATGCATTTCTTTACTTGCCAGGAACGCAGAGCGGCCTGCAAGGAAATTACAGCTGTTCTTGTCTTCAAAAACCTTGTTCTGATTTTGGAAGCCCTGTACCATCTCTGAATCACAAGGGTAGCTTGAATCAAAGCTTGGTATTTTTTTCTTGCAGCATAAGCCCTCAAAGCAGACTGGATCTTAACAGCAGCCATTTTCTGACACTTAAACATTTTCCGTACTTTATAGCCCCGGTAAGCTGCTTGCAAACACACAGCAGCCTTTTTTAGCTGCAAGAACTTCTGCCTCAGAAAAATTTGCTTTCTGTATGCACGGTAGTGTACCTGAATGACACCAGCAGCTCTGACTTGTCTACACAGTAAACGAGCTTTCATTCCTCTATAAGCAGATTGCAGGAATATAGCTGCCAAACGTTTCTGCAAATATGTTTCCCTGTCAATTTTCCTCATCCTGTAAGCTCTGTAACACTTCTGAATAGCCATCACACACAGTCTTTTCCGTTTGTAAATGAATTTAGCTTTAAGACATCTGAACAAGGCCTGTATCTTGATAACACTGTGTCTGATATGTAAGTAATTGTTTCGATCTCTGGTCATCCTGTACCATGACTGAATTACAACTGCAGCTCTCTCCTTCTTTGCTAGTTCAGTTGCTTGCAGTCGCTTCTCTATTTCAACTTTTGAATTCATTTTGCAGCCTTTCCATCTTCTAAATGCAGACTGAATCACAAGCGCTGACTGTTTCATCCTTTGATATTTTTGGCGATGGGCTTCTGCTATCAAAAAAGCCCTGAAGTGCCTCTGAATAGTGAGAGCAGCCCAGCAAACTTTTTTAtaagcagcaacagcaaggaaCATTCTTATCCTTGCTTGCACAATAATTGTATATTGCCGAAGCTGCAAGTATTTTCTTCTTGCGTTGTATCTTCTCCAGTAAGTCTGGGGTGGAAAAAGTGACACACAGCTGTAAGAATCAGATTTCACTGCACGTTTACAGTTTTAATACAAGAGAAATGGGCAattctttctatgcatatatgGTGGACTCGAACAATAAAATTCAATATTCTTTATATAAAAGTATGGCATATAAAGTGTTCTAACAGTGAACCATATTTTACTTGGTTCTGAAATCTTATTCTGGGCAGAAATGAAATAGCACCTGGTAATCTCAATCGGCTAGGAAATGCAGTAATTTTGACATAGTAATTTCACATGAAAAGTCAATCATACCTGAATGACAACAGAAGATACTCTTTCAACTTCttcctgctttgctttttttaatttCTGAAGTTTCACCTGGGCCATGTATCTTCTCCAATGTTTCTGAATTACAACTGCACCTTTtgatttttcttcaaaaatctagcaaaagaaaaattccactgcTGATTAAATATGTCCATATAGCATCGATACTGTAGAATCACGTTCTGCGGATAATTTAGGAAACATGCAAAGTAACTCAAAGAAATACCTGTGCTAATCTTGTTTTCAATCTGTGTTCCCTCCACACTGACTGAATCAGTCGAGCTGCTCGAATCTCTTTAGAAAGATTTACAAGTCGCGAACAAAGAAATGACACATAGGCAATAACTACCTAAAGAAAACCAAGAGAGCAGAGAACATACAGAAACTTAGCAAGTTGCGATAAAAGTAAGTTGTGATTGAACAAGGCAATGGTGAATTGACGTGGTTGATTACCTTCTCATCAGGAATTGTATTGGACATGTCTGAAAGGTGAATCATAGCAGGAACACCACCAAGGTCAGAAATTGCAGCATTAATCAGCTGGAAGTTTCTCTTCTCATTGTCAAGGAGTTCTTTATAAAGCACGGAAGAAGTTacagctttattttttaaaaaacagacaaaaaagATTGAATTTATTAAGTCAAATAAAATGGTAATAAGCATCTTCCCTCTGCCTTCAATAATCATTTAATGAACTCACTTTCATCAAAAGCTCCATTGAGTACAGTCAGAGAAGAATCAGACTCAGAGGAAGAATTTAGAGCAACTGTACCACTTTTGGTGCATTCCACTGTTAGAGTTGTGTGCTGGCAGATAGCTTCCAAAGGCACATAACATGGATGATAATGATGAATCAAATAACACAACACTCTTCCATCTGAGAAGGATACTGTAAAGTTTTCAACctagttaaaaacacaaaaccagtTAAGCAAATATTTTCTGCCAGTGGCTTCTCTATTTGAAGGTTTGTATCAGCATACCATGTGCTAATAAAGCTGAGTTCTAGGCCTCCATTTCTGAACTCCAGCCTACTCAACACTGCATTCCTTTCTTCCgatggcttttattttattttctttttgaaaagcaaaTCTAGAGGGGAAAATACCCTTCCCACACAACAGTATTCAAAGTCTGAAAATTAATAACTTTAATACCCTTTGCTCTTTACAGCCAGATAACTGTGGTAATCATCTTC
The Podarcis raffonei isolate rPodRaf1 chromosome 6, rPodRaf1.pri, whole genome shotgun sequence DNA segment above includes these coding regions:
- the ASPM gene encoding abnormal spindle-like microcephaly-associated protein isoform X3, which produces MMSFVENEDCSALKASNPKCVNGEKQSQKKKPGSLSKKWRTGRKTKNIIPVAQSQLTFVKPLKTDIPRHPMPFVAKNMFYDECWKEKQQQGFTWWLNFVLTPDDFTVKTDTSQVNAVSVILGAESHKPSVPRAPTKEEVSLRAYTARCKLNKLRRSACRLFTSNEMVKAIKRLEIEIESKHLLIRKDRHLWKDIGERQKILNWLLCYNPLWLRIGLEVVYGELIALESNSDVMGLAMFILNRLLWNPDIAAEYRHPSVPHLYRDGHEEALSKFTLKKLLLLVCFLDRAKLSRIIDHDPCLFCKNAEFKSSKEILLAFSRDFLSGEGDLSRHLYFLGFPVHHVQTPLDEFDFAVTNLATDLQCGIRLVRALELLSSNWSLSKKLRVPAISRLQKMHNVKIAFEVLKDHGIQLEDEHGTSIDAKDIVDRHREKTLALLWKIVFAFQVEVSLDRDQLKEEIDFLKNMHVTKVKSAALESRIANNVRKDSSNFYSSESCSENVKMLMDWVNTVCGFYNVKVENFTVSFSDGRVLCYLIHHYHPCYVPLEAICQHTTLTVECTKSGTVALNSSSESDSSLTVLNGAFDETVTSSVLYKELLDNEKRNFQLINAAISDLGGVPAMIHLSDMSNTIPDEKVVIAYVSFLCSRLVNLSKEIRAARLIQSVWREHRLKTRLAQIFEEKSKGAVVIQKHWRRYMAQVKLQKLKKAKQEEVERVSSVVIQTYWRRYNARRKYLQLRQYTIIVQARIRMFLAVAAYKKVCWAALTIQRHFRAFLIAEAHRQKYQRMKQSALVIQSAFRRWKGCKMNSKVEIEKRLQATELAKKERAAVVIQSWYRMTRDRNNYLHIRHSVIKIQALFRCLKAKFIYKRKRLCVMAIQKCYRAYRMRKIDRETYLQKRLAAIFLQSAYRGMKARLLCRQVRAAGVIQVHYRAYRKQIFLRQKFLQLKKAAVCLQAAYRGYKVRKMFKCQKMAAVKIQSALRAYAARKKYQALIQATLVIQRWYRASKIRTRFLKTRTAVISLQAALRSWQVKKCIKSWHAAAIKIQSAFRRHMALKKFRMVRNAAQTLQQHYRAKLLGRKQQQEYVALRNSIVQLQAAWRGRVVRKAIQRQHHAAVVIQSYFRMHISQTKFKSFRGAAVKVQRWYCAAVLARSVRQEYLTLKVAVVKMQAIYRSVRVRREIQRMHQAAVIIQGMFKMHQSKVRYQAMKLSAIVIQTHYRAHCRGRMEREKYLKLRKASLVLQAAYRGMKVRQELKALHQSATSIQSFYRMYKQRKSFLKLTAAAKLIEQWYCGCKCRNAQMRKYWQMKTSAIQIQAAFRGMKARLHLQRMHMAATTIQRRFRTFLQRQRFASLKAAAVTIQRKYRAMVLSKQQREEYVHLYKAAIVIQSAFRGLLARKRVSQMHGAATVIQAAFRRHTAYTRYQAVKLASVSIQQHYRAYREMKHARGLYLKYCHSALVLQAAYRGTKVRCILREQHYAATVIQSNYRRHRQQCSYKKLQWAAKVIQVQVRANKLCKTAAQQYSSAKSAAICIQKAFRWMKARRCQQRHQAAIVLQRNFKMQRERRKYLALKAAAVVLQRRYRASVLARRLAQEYVSVCAAVICVQSFYRGFKIRKEIERKHLAAKVIQATFRMHRARVSYQKLRGAAVTIQNSYRSYLKAKHQEKAHLAIKNSSVMIQSTYGELRTQQEVKAMHVAATLIQSLYRMHAQRRHYKLIRRAVITIQSAYRGRVARRQAKEICAARKIQSFIRMTVARRKFIRLRTAATAVQTHHHTNKAMEQYQKYWEAALLIQRRYRSYLAMKHQRVAYLQTLKSIIIMQATVRSFLERLRLCRLKSIQVFTAGRVFSFVLQLLHIIISLLLEFRGLTELFT